The Marinomonas sp. CT5 genome contains the following window.
CACCCATCTTTCTCGTCGAGGTAAATACATTGGTATTCATACTGCAAAAGGTACCTTAATTATTCACCTTGGTATGTCGGGGAGTTTGTATTTCGTGCCAGCCGATACGCCACCTTTATTTCATGATCACGTGGATTTTTGCTTTGCCGACGATGATGTATGGCTAAGGTATACTGATCCACGCCGTTTTGGCGCCATTTTGTGGACAAAGGAAGATTGGAACGAGCATGAGCTTATCAAACACTTAGGGCCGGAGCCGCTCTCTGAGCTTTTTAATGCCGATATGCTGTATGCCAGAGCGAAGGGTCGAAAAGTCCCGATTAAGACATTTATCATGGACAGTAAGGTGGTAGTGGGTGTCGGAAATATTTATGCAAATGAAGCCTTATTTAAGGCAGGTATTCGTCCTGATCGTTTAGCGGGTAAGATTAGTAAAGTGCGTTTAGCTCGCTTAGTTGAGTGCATTAAAGTGGTGCTCGCGGCTGCCATTAAACAGGGCGGGACAACGCTAAAAGATTTTGTTGGCGGTGATGGTAAGCCTGGTTACTTTAAGCAAGAGCTTGCTGTTTATGGTCGAGCCGACAAAGCCTGTATCGTTTGTCAAACACCACTAAAAGAAATCCGTCAAGCTCAGAGAAGTACGGTTTTCTGCACAAAGTGCCAATCATGATTGGCACTTTATTTTCCACATGAGAATGGCGGCATAAGAATTGCTATTTATTACTGTGAATGAAAGAGTTAACGACATCGCCATTGATGAAAAAGTTTTTTTATCAGTGATATGAGTAAAAATGTTGCTTAAAATGTGCAGATTACATTGCGGTATTCTGCTAATCGGTTTATTTTTGACCAGTTAGGCAAGGTTTATAATGCCTAGATTACATTACATATATTAAGAGGAATTGGAATGAAAGCTGTCTTTCTTGCATCTGTTACAGCGCTTGCTATCTCATCAACCATAGCTCACGCTGCGTCAGGGCCAGCGGTGGTGTATGACCAAGCGGGTAAATTCGACAAATCTTTTAACGAAGGCGTGGCGAATGGCGTAAAAAAATACACAGATGAGACGGGCGTTCAAGTTCGTGAATTTGAACCGAAAAACGAAGCTCAGGTAGAACAAGGTCTTCGTCGTCTTGCTAAACGTGGTTATTCTCCAATTGTTACAGTTGGCTTTAACATGA
Protein-coding sequences here:
- the mutM gene encoding bifunctional DNA-formamidopyrimidine glycosylase/DNA-(apurinic or apyrimidinic site) lyase codes for the protein MPELPEVETTLRGIEPKLVGRTLARVDIRQPKLRWLITPELSSEVVGEKITHLSRRGKYIGIHTAKGTLIIHLGMSGSLYFVPADTPPLFHDHVDFCFADDDVWLRYTDPRRFGAILWTKEDWNEHELIKHLGPEPLSELFNADMLYARAKGRKVPIKTFIMDSKVVVGVGNIYANEALFKAGIRPDRLAGKISKVRLARLVECIKVVLAAAIKQGGTTLKDFVGGDGKPGYFKQELAVYGRADKACIVCQTPLKEIRQAQRSTVFCTKCQS